The sequence GAGgtataagaaaaataactgaCTGTGGGAGGAATGAAATAGAGGGCATGTGGCAAAGCTGGAAGAAGTGAAGAATTCAGAGAAAAAGGGATAAATAGTGGGTTACTATGCCTGACACAATAACTATATAACAAAAGTAAGTATTATGTTTTTCTGTGAAAGATTGAAAACTCACTGGAGAAAAAGCATCACCTAGGAGTCATAACTATTtgtaagatattattttatttttaacaaaaaaagtaacaTGAGATTCACTGGGCTCAGTGTATTAAATGATGAACAGCCACTTAATGATTCATTAAATATTCAGAACTCTCTAAATTGGAGAATAAATATGTACTAATTATAGCTCATGCTCAGAATTTATATACTATCTAAATTATTGTCCTAGAGAAAAATACATCATGTAGAAAGCTGCTTCAGGCCGTGTGGTTCAGCTTTGTGAACCCTGTGACAGACACACCTGCAACTCTAAGACCTTCACTCAGGCTCTTCTCCAttttcctgcccctccctcccacctttccttccttctctgttttctcactgaatttttatcttcctttcccTAAAGTTTGAATCTTTTCAAATTCAGTTATACAATCACACATCCTTTAGAAGGTATTCTATCACTGTTCTCCCCAGAGTTTTAGCTGAGTTCATATCATGAATACCCATGCATTGATGAGCAATTGTCTGTGTCTTCTCTATTTGTATTCAATTTTTCAGTTTAGGAATACATTTTGAGTCCAAGTAAACAAATCAGAAGATCAGATTCTTATCTAATTGAagctaaacattttttgtttaggtgaacattttgaaataacGACTAAATTCAATATTTTCAACCTATCTTTTCATCCATGTGTAAGATTATTGGGGTTACAATGATTACGTTTTCCACAATCacacttaagaaaataaactgaaaatgctgaaaagaaaactaaagttcCTTGTTTATTAACAAAGAGAGATTTTGTGTTTTATGGAAATTATCTTCCTTAGCTAGCGTAGGAATTTCTTTCAATTACCGTTTACCTAGATGTCACCCTAAAATGAATGAGAACTTGatagttatttttctataataaggcaaacatctgaataaaatataaagttaaaaaattattttgtatttttttattatggtaaaatttcAAACTTAGAGAAGAGTTGAAAAAAGTAGTATAAAAGACTAACATTTACCCTTTAACCAGATTGAGTATTAGTTTACATTTCCCCCCAGAGCTTTGTtatatcatctattatctatctatctatctatctatctatctatctatctatctatctatcatctctttTTTGGACTAGTTGAGAGTAAGTTGTAGATGACACCTTCCTTTACACCAAATActttattcagtgtttttttgtCTAAGAAAAAGGATGGTACTTTACATAAGTCCAGCACAGTACCCAAATCAAGTCCAAACTGAGATTTCTTAAATTGTCTCAATAATTTTGTTAACAGCTAGTTTTTGAAAAAATGCAGGATTGTACACTGAGAAATCATGTCTCTCTAGTCTCCTTTCATCCGGACCAGTTCCTCAccctttatttttctacttaagcTTGATAGTTCTGAATTGTATAGGCAAGTTATTTCTCTCAATTTGAGTTTTTCTCATGTATCTTCATTATTAGAATTAGTCTGCATTATTAGAATATTAACACAAATATCACTGAAGTGACATCATGTCCTGTTCAGAGCATCATCACAGCAGGCTCATGATGTTGGTTGTGCAAATACAGGCGATCTTAAGATCAATAAAATCACTTGGTTATggtggtgtctgccaggtttttcTACTATAAACTTCACTGTTTTTCAGTTTGAAATTAACAAGACATTTGTGAGGAGATATCTTAgactattttagatattttagatatttgtaCATATCCTGTTCCCCATCAAATTTTTATCCACTAGTTTTTGcaatcatttatgtttttcttaacaCCATCACCCCTTCTATATTTGTTAATTAGGGATCTACTGTAGGGAATAGCTTTATCTTCaccattcatgtatttattcttttactttttatatcaGTATGAGCTTTATaattcttcttttgttaaattcattACTACTAATGGTTAAATTGTCCTACAATTAAATGATGACAAACCCTTCaaactggcttttattttttattcaagtgTGCTGATGTTTTTAGATCATTTGTTTACTCTTTTTTGAGtttacctgacttttttttttttctctcaggtaATAGGAAATGAATGATGATGGAAAAGTCAATGCTAGCTCTGAGGGGTACTTTATTTTAGTTGGATTTTCTAACTGGCCTCATCTGGAAGTAGTTCTCTTCGTGGTTGTCTTGATCTTCTACTTGATGACACTGATAGGAAACCTGTTCATCATTATCCTGTCATACCTGGACTCCCATCTCCATACTCCAATGTACTTCTTCCTTTTAAACCTCTCATTTCTGGATCTCTGCTACACCACCAGCTCTATCCCTCAGTTGCTGGTCAATCTCTGGGGCCCGGAAAAAACCATCTCTTACGCTGGTTGCATGATTCAACTTTACTTTGTTCTTGCACTGGGAACCACAGAGTGTGTCCTACTGGTGGTGATGTCCTATGACCGTTACGCAGCTGTGTGTAGACCTTTGCATTACACTGTCCTCATGCATCCTCGTTTCTGCCACCTGCTGGCTGTGGCTTCTTGGGTAAGCGGTTTTACCAACTCAGCACTTcattcctccttcaccttctggaTACCCCTGTGTGGACACCACCAAGTAGATCACTTTTTCTGTGAAGTTCCAGCACTTCTGCGATTATCGTGTGTTGATACCCACGCCAACGAGCTGACCCTCATGATCACAAGCTCCGTTTTTGTTCTCATACCTCTCATCCTCATTCTCACTTCTTATGGTGCCATTGTCCAGGCTGTACTGAGGATGCAATCAACCACTGGGCTTCAGAGAGTGTTTGGAACATGTGGAGCCCACCTTATGGTTGTATCTCTCTTTTTCATTCCGGCCATGTGCATATATCTCCAGCCACCATCAGAAAATTCTCAAGATCAAGGCAAGTTCATTGCTCTCTTTTATACTGTTGTCACACCTAGTCTTAACCCTCTAATCTATACCCTCAGAAACAAAGATGTAAGAGGGGCAGTGAAGAGACTAATGGGGTGGGAGTGAGCCTGTGTACGTGTCATATTAACAATATAATGGAGTCTCCCCTCACAATGATTcatccttctatttatttatcaatGATTCTTTTATTCACTCACTCTGTTAGCACTTGCTGAGCATGTACTCTCACAAGGTCCTGGAGTTCCTGGTGACAGGTATGAATAAAACACAGTCAGCCTAAATACCATTCACTTGTGGAGAAAACAGCTATGTAAAATCAAGATAAAACGTCTATACTGATGTTTTTCCATGGCACAAACCTAATGAATCAAAGACAGACTTTTCTTGATTGAAAATAAGGCATGAAACTTGTTGTAAATCTTGATAAAAGCGAAGTTATAATTCCTATGAAAAGATGATACTCTCAATTAAAAAATCTCTACAATATgtcttttaatttcttgcttttggGGCAGAATacttttgtcttctctctttagtttagttaaatACACAGCAAAATACTTCAAATCCTTTTCTCCAacactgctttttctttgttggaTAGTAAATTTTGAGAGGAATTTTGGCCCATATTCTTTCATAGCCAATATCAATAGTAGGACGATAAGTTTTATGAATTGTAGCAAGAGAGTCTTTGAAGCAGTGTAGCAGAAGTCGGCATCTGAGATCCCTCTTTTTTGCAAGGCAGTGAGAAGTATACAGGAAGTAAAAGGAGCTGGTAAAGCAGAGCTATGTAGCTTATAAAGAAACGGTCATCACAGGTTTGGTACACTTAGGTGAGGTAAATGCTTGGAGCAACTGCATAACCTAAGGAACTATGGAGAACATTTGAGGCAAATAGAGCGCTAGGCTCTGAAAATGTCTTGAAGCAAATGGGCGTATGAGTGAATTATGtgaaaatatattggaaaaatttTATGATACAAGCTGTCATATGGAAAAATGATagtttacttttactttaaagCTTGATCTAATTTGAATATTTATGGTTAATAAGTATATTATGTATGCCAATATATGtgtttcaaatgaataaatatatttcatagaaGTTGTTGTTTTGTTCTATATATTATTGTCAACCATCTTCATCTGAAATAATCGTGCTATACCTAGAGCAATTTAAACTGACAGTCATAGTCAAATGAAGTGGAAAAATGACTAAAGGAGAATTCACTATAAAGTAACATACTTGCAATCCCTGAGTTTTCTCTATAACTCAAATGTCAGCTGTAGCTTTTGAGGCCTGTGAAATTTAGATATGATTGATTTGCACACGGTTtcctaaattataaaaataaaaacgcaTCTTGGAACTTCCCTCCAATTTCTAGTGTGACTTGCAATTGCATTGATTCTGCTGACTTTATCTTCCTTCTGCATCTGTGACTCTTCCTTTATTTCTAACGAGGCATGAAAAATATGAGGCATGTGCCCTTGTCCTTAAGCTTACCCAAGAAATGAAGAACCAAGAATCGTGTATGTAAAATAACTTTTAGCAAACAATTGGGACCACACAGGGTAAAACAtcacataaaaacacatttttaaaaacttaaagaaCATAGCTTAGCCCTTTGAACTATTTTCTACTATGGAAATTTTATGATTTGGAACACTTCCTGTAGCATCCTAGTTTCTCACCTACTAAAATCACCCCCCATTTTTATTAAGGATAAGTCAAAAAATTGTACTTATTTATGATATACAGTATAATATTTTGACATATGCATAATTATGCAATTATTATTTAAGCTGATTAACAGATCATTGACTCACATACTTGCttgttttgtggtgagaacatttaggACCTGttatcttagcaattttcaagtgtgCATTACAgtactattaactatagtcaccatattgtAGACTAGATCTCTTGAATTTGTTCCTTccaactgaaactttgtactctttgaccaatatctccccatttTCCCTACTTCTCTCTACTCCTAACCCCTGACAAATATCATTAGACTACTCTGTGCTTCTATGAATTCACTTTATGTTGATTTCAtatgtgagatcatgcagtatttatttttctgtgccctTTTACTTAGCAAAATGTCTTCAGGTTTGCCATGTTGTTGAAAATATTAAGAGTTGCTTCTTGTTTTCAGGCAgaatagtattctattttatatatactacactttctttattcactcattcattgatTGATTTAATACCTTGGCTATTATGAATTTGCTGTCATAAAAATGGGTGTGCAGACAGCTCTTCAACATAatgatttaattcttttggatatatacctagaacGTACACAaatggatcatatggtagttctatttttatttatttttaatttatatatttaatttaattttattttttgagacagagtctcactctgtcacccaggctggagtgcagtggtggaatctttgcttactgcaaattctgcctcccgggctcaagtgacactcttgcctcagccttccgagtagctggaactacaggtgtgtgccaccttgcctggctgatttttgtatttttagtagagatggggtatcaccatgttggccaagctggtctcaaactcctgacctcaggtaatccgcctgcctcggcctcccaaaatgctgggattacagttgtaagccacCCTGTTtggcaatattttaaacttatttaggAACCTTCACAGTGTTTTCCATCATGGCTGTCCTAATGTACATTTCCAAAAACAGTGtataaggattcccttttctccatactCTTCTCAACATCTGTtatcctttgtcttttttcataatagacattctaactggtgtcaggtatgaggtgatatctacTGGTGTGGACCTGGACTTTAGGTCCACTGGAGCCTCGAGCAGTGGGGACCAACCTGACCTGGTGCTAGAGCAGAACTTACTGCCTTAGAGGCTGGTCTGGAGTCTGGGTTTATGGGGCCCAGCTTATATGTACTGGTCTGGAGGCTAGGTCCTTGGGTACTGGCATGGGTCTTGGGGCTACAGAGTCTGACCTGGGGGGCCAACTGGCACTGGAAATTCctattttgccattttattgATATCACTTCTCActatctaaattttcttttttttttatttttaactttctgtgctcttttctcctttttctcttacaaaacatatacattttcttttatatgtatagactttttgttttcttttgggagGTTATAACATATTTAATGTTGAATCCTAGCCATATTAGCCTGTGCTATTTAATTTGTAATCTGAGAAATAGATCACTTACCAAAAATTCCACCAAAGATTAACACagatattattgtttttattgttttgtatttttcaaaccAGTTGAACAAACTTTATGCAGGTTTATCACAGGTAGGACAACAGGAATGAGTTTTCTCACTTTATCAAACTGAAGGGAAAAAGATAGGTGGCTTGCATAACTTCTGGCAACTTGTACGTGAAAAAAACAGGGTAAGGGCAATACCTTTTTAGCTTTGGAGGACCACTCCTATGTCAACAACACTGAAGGCAAAGTAGAAGCCCTGAGATGCTCCCCTTGTCAGCCCTAAACCTTATGAAAACGTTTGTGAACTGGGATTTCCAAAGTACACATGAATTTGTGCCACAAGCAACTTTACTGAAGAACTAACAGTGAAGCCAGCTTTTTCCCAGATAGGAATGAAGGTTAACTGCACTGAAGCATCAGCTTTTTTCACCCTGTAAATTTCTCCTCCCCATTCAGACAGATGTCTCCCAGTCTTTGTCTACTATATCTTATACTTATTGCTGTGTAGCATATTCTTACATACATGCTCAAATATCTTTCCTTATTTTAACTCTGCAGTACAGGATTATTGGCATAAATATGTCATCCAGGTAACCACAGAAAGAAGCTCTAAGCTCTGGCTTCCAGCCTAGGTATACTCCATCTCTACTCTGCTATGTGGCTCAGGTTCATATCTTCTGTTTTACATATGTGAGGCTGGAAAGGTGATTAGTGATCATATATTGTGAAAACATTACATGATTTCAAACATAACTTTCAAATACAAGTGATTATATACCAAGTATCATCCAACAATCACAAAAAACtcacagaaaagttacaaaaattgtAGAAAGACTTAACACTGAGCTTCACCAGATTTGAACAATGTTAGCATTTCAACATGGGTGGTTTATCATTCTCACTTTATACTAatattaatatgcatttaaagtttttctaaaatattacagAGTGtaatgcacatgtaccctaggtTGTCACAAGAATATTTCCAAAGAAAGTATCTAATCCAGGATCATAAGTTGGCAGTGTGATATCTCTTACTCCTCTTTAATTAGTAACTATTCCTCAGTCTATCTGTGTCTTTAATGCGCCTTATAGTTTTGAAGAGTACAGGCCATTtactttaacaaaataattatttttaacaaataaggGGGATTTATTGCTTATAAAACCAAAAAGTTCAGCAGCAGTGTGGGCTTCAGGCACAGTTTGATCAGTGCTCTGGACCAATATCTCtgcagtttcctcagctgtgtccTCTTCCATGTATTGGATTTGTCATCAAGTTGATTCCCCTCATAATCACGAAATATTGTCAGCAATAATCAGGCCTATATGCTTCCTTGTTCACATTCAAGAGGATGGATACCATCCTATAACCAATGAGCAAAAATGGCTCTTTATACAGAGCTTCATACTGAAGCATGAGTTGTCTGCACATTCCTGGCAACATGATTGGGACAAGGGGCAAAAATGCAATGATTGGCTGGGATTAATTGGGGGCCACTTCTGAAGCCAGGTTTTCAGTGAAAGGGCCATATATGCAAAGCCATCCCTCAAATGCACAAAGAGCAGATAAATCAAAGAAGGAGGCAGACAAATCTAGCTTGTTGGTTTGGGGTGATTTACCAAAGGAATTTACAGACATATATGTTGTCTTGGGTGGCCACAACATAGTTAGATTTCTGCACTGCAGTCCTCCAGATCTAGGGCTTGTGAGGAAAACATATTTGCTCTGAAAGAAACGTGTAGGTACCTACAGGTGCCACGGACTGTGCTTCCTACAACAGCGTCAAGGGTTGTTTTGCAGGAAACTTACAGTGATTTTATGTTCCTACATAAAGAGTAATATATCAACTTAACATCTGATAGGCATTCCTGGACTTGGAACTTGGGGTTATTCAGAAGTTACATGGAAGcttagcatttaaaataaagtcactcTTGTCCCTGCACTGGGAGTGGGGTTAATTTCATCCAAAGCACATGCTACACAATGTAGGAGAGATGGGATAACTATTGGGAGGCAACAATAATAGCATAGTCTCTATTGTCTGCATGAGAAAACTGACCACAACAGAACTAGTAAGTGATGAAGCTTGGATTCAAATTTGGGCTTTCTAACTTCATAGTGTGTTCTTAATCACTAGGCAATTTTTCCTACCTATAGATATCTGAACTCTTTAAAACAAGAAGGTGAGGATTCAGTATGTACATTTCTTGGCTCTTTGCAACTGGTCATGGGaaggtcttcatttttttttcccttggtaaaatttgttttttttgtcttgatttttaaataatagtcatTTTGAATGGCATAAGgtaatacctcattgtggttttaatttgcaattgtCTTATGATTAGCATTTGTtgatatgttttttggccatgtatgtgtcatcttttgaaaaaaagaacatcTTAAAGTTCAGaatggggccgggtgtggtggctcatgcctgtaatcccagcactttgggaggccgagacgggtggatcacaaagtcaggagctcaagaccatcctggctaacatggtgaaaccctgtctctactaaaaatagaaaaaattagctgggcgtggtgggggcctgtagtcccagctacttaggaggctgaggcaggagaatcgcttgaatctgggaggcagaggttgcagtgagccgagattgcatcactgcactccagcctgggcgacagagcgagactccaacttaaacaaacaaacaaaaaaataaacacttcaGAATGAATTACGTTCATAGTTAGATTTAGAATATGGGTTCAGTCACTGGAAGATGTGTTCAAGTCTTTTAAATGGTGAGAATCTGATGCCAAAATAACCTTAAAACTATGTCAAAAGAGAAAATCCTCACTTAAGACAGCAATAAAATAAGGTTTGGATGAGCATTTCAATCTTGAGAAAAACCTAACCTGTTTGCAAAATAAGCCCAAGGATTGGATGACGAGTTTACCACTGGGCAaaaagatatttatatctttGGATTAAGTGCTAAGTGATAAGAAATCAAACCAAATATTTGAGTGAACAATTAATGAATATTCCCTACTATACTTGGAGAAGATAAAATGGATGCTGCGACTTAGAACTGGATCAAATCAGAATGAATACCAATCAACGTTCAGTCGAAGGGGATTGGAGGAAATTTGTTTATGcttcttaaaatgcttttttttttcttttttgagatggagttctgctttattgcccaggctggagtgcagtggtgccatctcgactactgcaacctccatctcctggtttcaagtggttctcctgcctcagcatcctgagtagctgggattacaggcatgcaccaccacttctggctaatttttgtatttttagtagagacagtgtttcatcatgttgcccaggctggtcttgaattcctgacctcaagtaatcctcccaatttggccttccaaagtgctgggattacaggcatgagccaccatgcctggcctcttaaaAGACTCTTcatggagagagaaataaaacataaattaggtTATATGGAAAACATTGAATCATGAACCCTTAAAAATCACACTGAACATATTCAGCATGAATTAAGCATTTTTCTAGTAAGAAAATATAGCTTGAAAGTAAGGTTCAGAACATTTAGCCAAATGTTCAAGTAATTTCTACACTGTATTGAGAAAATGGAATAGTTTCATGGATTATTTGTACTAGAAAAAGTTAATTAGAAAGTTTTCAAATACACATTAAGTGatagatagagaaaaaaaaaaacccacaaaattcttagagaaaaaatgaaaaaagtgtccTGTTCTTATTAAAGACATGATTTCCTGCATTTAAAGAAGCTTGTAATAATTGATTTACAGTTAACTTGACTGAAGGAAGTCTCTTCGGTTTAATAAAATCTATATGAAAGTCCAGATGTGagtattttttcctataaaaagcTACACAGTCAATATTAAGGCTTTGTAAACCGAGATACAAAATTGAAGTATTATGAAAATACTCATGtaacaatattgaaaataaattcttaCCAATTCCTTTGTCGCTGAAACAAAAGCgctgaaaataataaatgctagaAAGAATGCAAAGTGAGGGAAACTCTCTTTGAtttggtagaaatgcaaaatggtgcaactAATTTGACCATTTGgcaatttttataaagtttaataGAGTCTTGCCATATGACTTAACAATCTCGTTCCTAAGTATTTACCCCAGTGAATTAAATCTTATGTCCATGTAAAAATttgtatgcaaatgtttatatcagttttattcataattactcAAAACTGTAAGCCACCCATGCCCTTCAACAGGGGAAAGATAATCTTGGGTATTTCCACACAATGATCTATGATTGTGTGGAAATTGATTGATCAATGAATACTATTGACCAATGGGATGGAATGagctactgatacatgcaacaacacgAATATACCT comes from Theropithecus gelada isolate Dixy chromosome 4, Tgel_1.0, whole genome shotgun sequence and encodes:
- the LOC112623534 gene encoding olfactory receptor 2J3 encodes the protein MNDDGKVNASSEGYFILVGFSNWPHLEVVLFVVVLIFYLMTLIGNLFIIILSYLDSHLHTPMYFFLLNLSFLDLCYTTSSIPQLLVNLWGPEKTISYAGCMIQLYFVLALGTTECVLLVVMSYDRYAAVCRPLHYTVLMHPRFCHLLAVASWVSGFTNSALHSSFTFWIPLCGHHQVDHFFCEVPALLRLSCVDTHANELTLMITSSVFVLIPLILILTSYGAIVQAVLRMQSTTGLQRVFGTCGAHLMVVSLFFIPAMCIYLQPPSENSQDQGKFIALFYTVVTPSLNPLIYTLRNKDVRGAVKRLMGWE